The genomic region TCCTTAGATAAATGACCAAGGTAGATTTTCTTAGTGCGGTTTCCCAAGGTACGAATCATAGCTTCAGCACCGTCCTCGTTAGAAAGGTGACCCAGATCCGATAGTATTCGTTGTTTGAGTCGCCAAGCGTAAGAACCTGCTCGCAAAATCTCTACATCATGGTTGGACTCGATAAGATAGCCATCTGCATTCTCGACAATTCCTGCCATACGGTCACTAACATAACCTGTATCTGTCAAAAGGACAAAACTCTTGTCATCCTTCATAAAGCGATAGAACTGCGGTGCGACTGCATCATGACTTACACCAAAACTCTCGATGTCGATATCTCCAAAGGTTTTTGTTTTGCCCATTTCAAAGATATGCTTTTGCGAAGAATCCACCTTGCCAAGATACTTGCTATTTTCCATAGCCTGCCAGGTCTTTTCATTGGCGTAAAGATCCATACCATACTTGCGAGCCAACACACCGACTCCATGGATATGGTCTGAATGCTCATGGGTAATCAAAATGGCATCCAAGTCTTCTGGCTTGCGATTTATTTCAGCAAGTAGGCTGGTGATTTTCTTACCAGATAAGCCTGCATCCACTAAAAGTTTCTTTTTTGGCGTTTCCAGATAAAAGGAATTTCCACTGGAACCCGACGCTAAAATACTGTATTTAAAGCCTGTTTCACTCATTCTGGTCTTCTATTTCGTCCTCCCATACTTCTTCCTTCACTGCATCCTTATCATAAGGGAGCACAATGGTAAAGGTTGATCCCTTACCATATATACTCTTGGCCCAAATAAAACCATTATGTTGTTTGATAATTTCTTTAGCGATAGACAGTCCTAGCCCTGTTCCACCTTGAGCACGGCTTCTAGCACGATCCACACGGTAGAAACGGTCAAAGATACGTGGCAAATCCTGCTTAGGAATACCCAATCCTTGGTCTGAGATGGATAAAATCATCTGATCATCAGTCGTCTTCATGGTCACTGTGATTTTTCCACCATCTGGAGAATATTTAATGGCATTGTTGAGAATATTATCAATCACCTGCGTCATCTTGTCTGTATCAATTTCAATCCAGACAGACGTAATCGGATAATCTCTAACCAATTCATATTTCTTTTCTTCGTCTGATCCCCTCATCTTATCAAAGCGGTTAAGAATAAAGGTAATAAAGGCTGTGAAGTTAATCAGTTCCACATCTAGGTGACTAGTTGCATTATCAATTCGAGAAAGATGGAGAAGGTCTGTCACCATCCGCATCATACGGTTGGTTTCGTCTAGAGACACCTTGATAAAGTCTGGTGCAACAGGTTCTGACAAGGCTCCCTCATCCAAGGCTTCAAGATAGGATTTTACACTAGTCAGAGGCGTCCGTAACTCATGACTAACGTTGGAAACAAAGAGTCTTCGTTCGCGTTCTTCCTTCTCCTGCTCCGTCGTATCATGCAAAACAGCTACCAAACCTGAGATAAATCCAGACTCACGACGCACCAAGGCGAAGCGTACACGAAGGCTCAGATACTCACCATTGGCATCCTGAGAATCAATCATGAGTTCAGGAACTTGGGTAATCAAATCACGAAGTTCATACTCATCTTCAATCTTAAGTAATTCTAGAATACTTTTATTGAGAACATCTTCCTTCTGAACACCTAGCTGTTTCTTAGCCATGTCATTAATCATAGTAATCTTACCACGACGATTGGTCGCGAGGACTCCATCTGTCATGTAAGAGAGGATACTGTGCAATCGTTTACTCTCTTGTTCCAGATTTTCTTGGGTCAAACGGATTACTTCTGATAAATCATTGAGATTATTGGTAATATTAGTGATTTCAGAGCTTCCCTGCATATCCAATACCTGAGAATAATCTCCTGCAATCAAGTCTTTAACTTTTTGATTAATTTGCTTCAACCGAATATTATCTCGCCGATTTTCTAGCAAAAGCAAGGTAACAATCAAGATAAAACCCAATAAAATTAAAATGAAGATAAAATCACTAGTAAGAATATTTTTTCTAATCAATTCAATCATTATTTCTCATATAATAACCAACACCACGACGTGTTAGGATATACTCTGGACGACTAGGTGTATCTTCAATCTTCTCACGCAAACGTCTGATAGTTACGTCAACAGTCCGAACATCTCCGAAATAATCATACCCCCAGACCGTT from Streptococcus mitis NCTC 12261 harbors:
- a CDS encoding MBL fold metallo-hydrolase, yielding MSETGFKYSILASGSSGNSFYLETPKKKLLVDAGLSGKKITSLLAEINRKPEDLDAILITHEHSDHIHGVGVLARKYGMDLYANEKTWQAMENSKYLGKVDSSQKHIFEMGKTKTFGDIDIESFGVSHDAVAPQFYRFMKDDKSFVLLTDTGYVSDRMAGIVENADGYLIESNHDVEILRAGSYAWRLKQRILSDLGHLSNEDGAEAMIRTLGNRTKKIYLGHLSKENNIKELAHMTMVNQLAQADLGVGIDFKVYDTSPDTATPLTDI
- the vicK gene encoding cell wall metabolism sensor histidine kinase VicK translates to MIELIRKNILTSDFIFILILLGFILIVTLLLLENRRDNIRLKQINQKVKDLIAGDYSQVLDMQGSSEITNITNNLNDLSEVIRLTQENLEQESKRLHSILSYMTDGVLATNRRGKITMINDMAKKQLGVQKEDVLNKSILELLKIEDEYELRDLITQVPELMIDSQDANGEYLSLRVRFALVRRESGFISGLVAVLHDTTEQEKEERERRLFVSNVSHELRTPLTSVKSYLEALDEGALSEPVAPDFIKVSLDETNRMMRMVTDLLHLSRIDNATSHLDVELINFTAFITFILNRFDKMRGSDEEKKYELVRDYPITSVWIEIDTDKMTQVIDNILNNAIKYSPDGGKITVTMKTTDDQMILSISDQGLGIPKQDLPRIFDRFYRVDRARSRAQGGTGLGLSIAKEIIKQHNGFIWAKSIYGKGSTFTIVLPYDKDAVKEEVWEDEIEDQNE